One Kushneria konosiri genomic window, GGATGTGCCTGACACCGCCGCAGCTCCAGAGCGCGACCAGCGCACCGGCGCCGTAAGACAGACCAGGCAGGCCACCACCAGAACAATGCCGGCCCAGCCCAGCAGCGGCAGACGTTCGCCAACGATCACCACAGCCAGAAGGGCCGCCACCACCGGTTCAAACAGCGTGATGGTCGTGGCCGTACTGGCCGGCACTCTTGCAAGACCAAATCCGAAACCGAGATAGCCCAGAAACATCGGCACCAGCGCCATGTAGAGCCCGACCGCGGCATTGCCGCTCGAGGCCAGAAGGGGCGCACCGGTCAACAGCAGTACCGGCATCAGCATCAGTCCGCCCAGCCCAAAGGTCGCCCCCATGGCTGCACGTGTCGAAATCCCGCCCTGCATCAGACGCCGCGCCGACCAGGAATAAAACGCATAGGTCAGACCTGCCACCAGCCCCATGGCCACCCCTTGCAGCACCTGCGAGGTACTCCCCACGCCCGCAGTGGGTCCGGTTTCTGCCAGACACAGCAGCACCATGCCAACAAGCCCCAGCGTC contains:
- a CDS encoding DMT family transporter; the encoded protein is MNTAARERFLGVAGVLLAAVLWGTTGTAATFAPQVSAIAIGAVAMGIGGLLQALVAAPRIRKAWPLLRARRLWLLSGAVAVAIYPLAFYGSMRLAGVTIGTVVSIGSAPLLSALIESRLDGLVLGRRWKIGATLGLVGMVLLCLAETGPTAGVGSTSQVLQGVAMGLVAGLTYAFYSWSARRLMQGGISTRAAMGATFGLGGLMLMPVLLLTGAPLLASSGNAAVGLYMALVPMFLGYLGFGFGLARVPASTATTITLFEPVVAALLAVVIVGERLPLLGWAGIVLVVACLVCLTAPVRWSRSGAAAVSGTS